The Flavobacterium jumunjinense genome includes a region encoding these proteins:
- a CDS encoding OmpP1/FadL family transporter, translating to MKKIYTLTMFLSFLAGISQEITTQDALRYAVDDITGTARFRGMSGAFGAVGGDLSSINVNPAGSAIFNHNMFSVTASNLNTKNKSNYFNTNNKETYSTLDLNQLGAVFVFKDNNPENNWKKFAIALNYENTKNLDNNLSFSGNNTSNSIDQYFLRFANGIGNEGVFNINDANANFETLPFIDQQAWLGYNSYIVEHDATNNEYFTNVPDNTIYQQSRFNRSSGYNGKFSANFSTSFKDRLYLGMNLNLHFTDYTSVTQLKETNNGLYPDGASVSYIIFNNEQYTTGNGFSLNLGAIAKITDDFRLGLAYESPTWQNLTDQLYQNLYTERTEAPNNNTFITKVTDPNITIEFAPYKIKTPAKWTLSGAYIINKTGLISADVSRKDYSNTQFKPVRDFSGINRTMSEDLTEAYEVRIGGEYKIKQVSLRAGYRFEQSPYKVDYAMGDLTGFSGGIGYNFGISRLDLAYSNSHRNYNQRFVSSGMNDTARIRTIQNNMTLTYSINF from the coding sequence ATGAAAAAAATTTATACACTTACCATGTTCTTATCCTTCCTTGCAGGGATAAGCCAAGAAATAACAACCCAAGATGCATTGAGATATGCAGTAGACGACATTACAGGAACCGCTCGTTTTAGAGGAATGAGCGGAGCTTTTGGTGCCGTTGGAGGTGACCTTTCTTCAATAAATGTAAATCCAGCTGGATCTGCTATTTTCAATCACAATATGTTTAGCGTTACTGCTAGTAACTTAAACACTAAAAATAAATCGAATTACTTCAACACGAATAACAAAGAGACCTATAGCACCCTTGATTTAAATCAATTGGGAGCAGTATTTGTTTTCAAGGATAATAACCCTGAAAATAACTGGAAAAAATTCGCTATTGCTCTTAATTATGAGAACACTAAGAATCTAGATAATAATCTTTCCTTTTCTGGGAACAACACATCCAACTCTATAGATCAATACTTTTTACGTTTTGCAAATGGAATTGGAAACGAAGGTGTTTTTAATATTAATGATGCTAATGCTAATTTTGAAACGCTACCTTTTATTGATCAACAAGCTTGGCTAGGTTATAATTCATACATTGTTGAACATGATGCAACAAACAATGAGTATTTTACAAATGTTCCAGATAACACTATCTATCAACAATCTAGATTCAACAGATCTTCTGGTTATAATGGCAAATTTTCTGCTAATTTTTCTACTTCCTTCAAAGACAGACTATACTTGGGGATGAATTTAAATTTACACTTTACAGATTACACAAGTGTTACTCAATTAAAAGAAACAAACAATGGATTATATCCTGATGGTGCAAGCGTAAGTTATATTATATTTAACAATGAACAGTACACAACAGGAAATGGTTTTTCATTAAATTTGGGTGCAATTGCTAAAATTACAGATGATTTCAGATTAGGTTTAGCTTACGAGTCTCCAACTTGGCAAAATCTAACCGATCAATTATACCAAAATCTTTATACAGAAAGAACTGAAGCACCAAATAACAATACTTTTATAACTAAAGTTACAGACCCAAACATAACTATAGAATTTGCTCCTTACAAAATTAAAACTCCTGCAAAATGGACTTTAAGTGGTGCATATATTATCAATAAAACAGGCTTAATTAGTGCTGATGTTTCAAGAAAAGACTATTCAAACACACAATTTAAACCTGTTAGAGATTTTTCTGGAATAAATAGAACGATGAGTGAAGATTTAACAGAAGCTTACGAAGTTAGAATTGGTGGAGAATACAAAATAAAACAAGTTAGTCTTAGAGCTGGTTATCGTTTTGAACAAAGCCCATACAAAGTTGACTATGCGATGGGAGATTTAACTGGTTTTTCTGGAGGTATAGGGTATAATTTTGGTATTAGCCGATTAGATTTAGCCTATTCAAATAGCCACAGAAATTACAACCAGCGTTTTGTTTCTTCTGGAATGAATGACACGGCTAGAATTAGAACAATTCAAAACAATATGACACTTACCTACTCTATTAATTTTTAA
- a CDS encoding LysR family transcriptional regulator: protein MNYTLHQLQIFLKVVETKSITKAALDLHLTQPAVSIQLRNFQDQFEIPLTEIIGRQLYVTDFGSEIADICKRINNEIQEITFKTLAFKGYLSGTLKISVVSTGKYIMPYFLSDFLKMHPGIELQLDVTNKSKVVQSLENNEVDLALVSILPENISVFNEELMQNKLFLVANKDFVKPSKVLTAKDLTKFSIIYREKGSGTRFKMERFFEANAISVNNKLKLTSNEAVKQAVIAGLGLSIMPLIGIKNELQKGDLQIIPVNGLPLMTNWNLIWQSQKSLSPIAKEYLKYIKEKKQDIIDRKFNWYEDYK, encoded by the coding sequence ATGAATTATACTTTGCATCAATTACAAATTTTTTTAAAAGTTGTTGAAACAAAAAGCATAACCAAAGCAGCATTAGACTTGCATTTGACGCAACCTGCAGTTTCTATTCAATTAAGAAATTTTCAGGATCAATTTGAAATTCCGTTAACAGAAATAATAGGAAGGCAGCTGTATGTTACAGATTTTGGAAGTGAAATTGCAGATATCTGTAAACGAATTAATAATGAAATACAGGAGATTACTTTTAAAACCTTAGCTTTTAAGGGGTATTTATCTGGCACTTTAAAAATATCTGTTGTTTCTACAGGAAAGTATATAATGCCTTATTTCTTGTCTGATTTTTTAAAAATGCATCCAGGAATTGAGCTACAACTTGACGTTACTAATAAGTCAAAAGTTGTTCAAAGCTTAGAAAATAATGAGGTAGATTTGGCATTGGTTTCTATTTTACCAGAAAACATTTCTGTTTTTAATGAAGAATTAATGCAAAACAAGTTGTTTTTAGTTGCGAATAAAGATTTTGTAAAACCGAGCAAGGTATTAACGGCTAAAGATTTAACTAAATTTTCTATAATCTATCGTGAAAAAGGATCTGGGACTCGTTTTAAAATGGAACGTTTTTTTGAAGCCAATGCTATTAGCGTTAATAATAAATTAAAATTAACTTCAAATGAAGCAGTAAAACAAGCTGTAATTGCAGGCTTAGGCTTATCAATTATGCCTTTAATAGGAATTAAAAACGAATTACAAAAAGGAGATTTACAGATTATTCCAGTAAATGGATTGCCATTAATGACGAATTGGAATTTAATATGGCAATCTCAAAAATCATTATCTCCAATTGCTAAAGAGTATTTAAAATATATAAAAGAAAAAAAACAAGATATTATTGATAGAAAATTTAATTGGTATGAAGATTATAAATAA
- a CDS encoding DUF6671 family protein yields the protein MFTGRKLLIATKHAKESVIQPLFEKEFNVTCHTNTTFDTDILGTFSGEIERRFSIMETLRKKCLLAAQEEKFDLIVASEGSFGTHPTLFFAAADDEFMLFLDLKNNIEISSREISLETNFSGEEVNTSNQLLAFAEKALFPSHALILKSSEKNPEIIYKGIVQKEDLLNKFQELKSKFSSVFIETDMRAHLNPTRMQVIQKATEKLVAKIKKACPSCNFPGFDVEEIIKGLPCDNCGLPTKSTLALKYSCKNCDFKQEQKFPNNKKFEEPTFCDYCNP from the coding sequence ATGTTTACAGGTAGAAAACTTTTAATTGCTACAAAGCACGCAAAGGAATCGGTAATTCAACCTTTATTTGAAAAGGAATTCAATGTTACTTGTCATACAAATACAACTTTTGACACAGATATTTTGGGAACTTTTTCTGGCGAAATAGAAAGACGTTTTTCTATAATGGAAACTTTACGTAAAAAATGTCTTTTAGCTGCTCAAGAAGAAAAATTCGATTTAATTGTAGCAAGCGAAGGTTCATTTGGAACGCATCCAACTCTTTTTTTTGCAGCTGCCGATGACGAATTTATGCTTTTTTTAGACTTAAAAAATAATATTGAAATCAGTAGCCGTGAAATAAGCTTAGAAACGAATTTTTCTGGTGAAGAAGTAAATACTTCAAACCAACTCTTAGCTTTTGCTGAAAAGGCATTATTTCCAAGTCATGCGCTAATCTTAAAATCATCAGAAAAGAATCCAGAAATCATCTACAAAGGAATTGTTCAAAAAGAAGATTTATTAAATAAATTTCAAGAATTAAAGTCAAAATTTAGTAGTGTTTTTATTGAAACAGACATGAGGGCTCATTTAAATCCAACACGAATGCAAGTGATTCAAAAAGCTACTGAAAAGTTAGTAGCAAAAATAAAAAAGGCCTGTCCATCTTGTAATTTCCCAGGTTTTGATGTGGAAGAAATTATAAAAGGATTGCCTTGCGATAATTGCGGCTTACCTACAAAATCTACTTTAGCACTAAAGTACAGTTGCAAAAATTGCGATTTTAAGCAAGAACAAAAATTTCCGAATAATAAAAAATTTGAAGAACCTACATTTTGCGACTATTGCAATCCATAA
- a CDS encoding IS4 family transposase: MRRHFTDIEDSRLLRRSNLILDSLFCNSVHSIRQITQNESECKAFYRFLQNNRISESKLIKNMSSNCITSCLDKTVLCIQDTSEVNLYNHKNRIKKDGFIGTTNAAKGGIGFLLHPSFVVDAYNFIPYGFSDVKIWNRPLEKLTKQERNYNKLPIEEKESYKWIESSEKSKEALEKAKKIIIIQDREGDIYEQFAIVPDEKTELLVRARANRTLLNKIKLFDFIANEPLQGKYTIALEGDKRRNISKREATLEVRFSAVTIQKNDLVSKNAPDSVDLYIIEAKEIGENIENPICWKLLTTIKVLDLETALQCIDWYTCRWVIEEIFRILKKEGFNIEASELGSAKSIRKLTLMMMETIVKLFLMQIAYDMPEHEIESRSCFTNQELECLEYQIIKLEGKTEKLKNPYKEKDLKRYVWAIARLGGWKGYTSARKPGITTFSIGIQKFASIMQGWQLFQDVSTR; this comes from the coding sequence ATGCGTAGACATTTTACTGATATTGAAGATTCTCGATTACTTAGACGAAGTAATTTGATTTTGGACAGTTTATTTTGTAATAGTGTTCATTCTATTCGACAAATCACCCAAAATGAATCGGAGTGTAAAGCTTTTTATCGTTTTTTACAGAATAATAGGATCTCAGAATCAAAATTAATCAAAAATATGTCTTCTAATTGTATCACTTCCTGTTTAGATAAAACAGTTTTATGCATACAAGACACAAGTGAAGTAAATCTTTATAATCATAAAAATAGGATTAAAAAGGACGGATTCATTGGCACTACTAATGCTGCAAAAGGTGGGATTGGCTTTTTATTGCACCCTAGCTTTGTTGTTGATGCTTATAATTTCATTCCTTATGGTTTTTCTGATGTTAAAATATGGAATAGACCTCTAGAGAAACTTACAAAACAGGAAAGAAATTACAATAAATTACCTATTGAAGAAAAAGAATCATACAAGTGGATAGAATCTTCTGAAAAATCAAAAGAAGCTCTAGAGAAGGCAAAAAAAATCATCATAATCCAAGATAGAGAAGGTGATATTTATGAGCAATTTGCGATAGTACCTGATGAAAAGACAGAGTTGCTAGTAAGGGCTAGAGCCAACAGAACATTATTAAATAAGATAAAATTATTTGACTTTATAGCTAATGAGCCTCTTCAAGGAAAATATACCATTGCACTAGAAGGAGATAAACGAAGAAACATAAGTAAGCGAGAAGCTACTTTAGAGGTAAGGTTTTCAGCTGTTACTATTCAAAAAAACGATTTAGTTTCGAAAAATGCACCAGATAGTGTTGATTTATATATTATAGAAGCGAAAGAAATTGGTGAGAATATTGAAAATCCAATATGTTGGAAACTATTAACAACTATTAAAGTTTTAGATTTAGAAACTGCTTTACAATGTATTGATTGGTATACCTGTAGATGGGTAATAGAAGAAATTTTTAGGATACTAAAAAAAGAAGGATTTAATATAGAAGCCAGTGAATTAGGTTCAGCTAAATCCATCCGAAAATTAACTTTAATGATGATGGAAACAATTGTTAAGCTATTTTTAATGCAAATAGCCTACGATATGCCAGAACATGAAATAGAATCAAGAAGTTGTTTTACCAATCAAGAACTTGAATGTTTAGAATATCAGATAATAAAATTAGAAGGTAAAACAGAAAAATTAAAAAATCCTTATAAAGAAAAGGATTTGAAAAGATATGTATGGGCAATTGCTAGACTTGGAGGATGGAAAGGATATACTAGTGCTCGAAAACCTGGAATAACTACTTTTTCTATTGGAATTCAAAAATTCGCTTCAATTATGCAAGGATGGCAATTATTTCAAGATGTGTCCACACGGTAG
- a CDS encoding L-threonylcarbamoyladenylate synthase: MNLEDIKKAAKIVSENKVVAIPTETVYGLAANIFSKKAVAAIYKIKNRPLNNPLIVHIKDIKELPKYTKNIPEKAQKLADKFWPGPLTLVLPKAANVPDYITSNKDTVAIRVPSHKITLALLHELEFPLAAPSANPSNAVSATSYKHVRDYFGNKIPYILDGGECSKGLESTIIGFENNKPILYRLGAIAIEEIEKTIGKIDVKKTNIQNPEAPGMFLKHYSPKTPLYLVENTNEFLNKTIYKNIAYLGFNLPNQNKKIKESFLLSTEQNFEIAAANLYKTLIKIDTLHFDAIVADYFPNENLGKSINDRLIRASYKN; the protein is encoded by the coding sequence ATGAATTTAGAAGACATCAAAAAGGCTGCAAAAATAGTATCTGAAAACAAAGTAGTAGCCATTCCTACAGAAACAGTGTATGGCTTGGCTGCTAATATTTTCAGTAAAAAAGCTGTGGCAGCAATTTACAAAATAAAGAATAGACCTTTAAACAACCCGTTAATTGTTCATATTAAAGATATTAAAGAGCTTCCAAAATACACAAAAAACATACCCGAAAAAGCACAAAAATTAGCCGATAAATTTTGGCCTGGACCATTAACTTTGGTTTTACCAAAAGCAGCAAACGTTCCAGATTATATTACTTCTAACAAAGATACAGTAGCTATTAGAGTACCCTCACACAAAATTACTTTAGCCTTATTACATGAACTTGAATTTCCATTGGCTGCGCCTAGTGCTAATCCTTCAAATGCTGTAAGTGCAACTTCTTACAAACATGTACGTGATTATTTTGGTAATAAAATACCCTATATTTTAGATGGAGGGGAATGTAGCAAAGGACTAGAATCAACTATTATAGGTTTTGAAAACAACAAGCCCATTCTTTACAGGTTAGGAGCAATTGCCATTGAAGAGATTGAAAAAACTATTGGAAAAATAGATGTTAAAAAAACAAATATTCAAAATCCAGAAGCTCCCGGTATGTTTTTAAAACATTATTCACCAAAAACACCTTTATACTTAGTTGAAAACACTAATGAATTTTTAAATAAAACCATTTATAAAAACATTGCCTATTTAGGTTTTAATTTACCTAATCAAAACAAGAAAATAAAAGAGAGTTTTTTATTATCAACTGAACAAAATTTTGAGATAGCAGCCGCTAATCTATACAAAACATTAATTAAAATTGACACACTACATTTTGATGCTATAGTAGCAGATTATTTTCCAAATGAGAACTTAGGAAAATCAATTAACGATAGACTTATAAGAGCTTCATATAAAAACTAA
- a CDS encoding metal-dependent hydrolase, with translation MDSLSQIVLGAATFALVKDKEIGKKALLYGAILGTIPDLDVLMNPFFNSIEQLAIHRAFSHSVFFSILLSFLSAKWFTYKYKTSYKSWFWASFLALFTHPLLDLCTTYGTRIFYPLSNSYFSFDNVFVIDPLYTIWLLLGCVVLLFMKKDNNKRQTVIKWSLTLSTCYLVLGLILHFYATNHFKQELDRQKITYKKIKVVPTPFNTILWQAIVKSKEGIYYSDYSLFDSKTTSIFHYEKNDIAFIEDKKKIAELEPFFNFTEGYELARKEGEKMVIYGTKFGPINIENNKAQFFFPLEFKEDGTYEVSKKEPNDYSKIFNQLFIRVKGN, from the coding sequence ATGGATTCATTATCACAAATTGTTCTTGGTGCTGCTACTTTTGCATTAGTAAAAGACAAGGAAATAGGAAAAAAAGCATTGCTTTATGGAGCTATTCTTGGCACAATTCCAGATCTAGATGTGTTAATGAATCCATTTTTTAATTCTATTGAGCAGTTAGCAATTCATAGAGCGTTTTCGCACTCTGTTTTTTTCTCGATTCTTCTAAGCTTTCTCTCTGCAAAATGGTTTACCTATAAATACAAAACATCATATAAATCTTGGTTTTGGGCTAGTTTTTTAGCGCTGTTTACACACCCCTTACTGGATTTATGTACCACTTATGGAACACGAATATTTTATCCGCTAAGTAATTCTTATTTTAGCTTTGATAATGTTTTTGTAATCGACCCTTTATATACTATATGGTTACTTCTTGGTTGCGTTGTTTTGTTATTTATGAAAAAAGACAACAACAAAAGACAAACTGTCATCAAATGGTCGCTAACTCTTTCAACTTGTTATTTAGTACTTGGTTTAATTCTTCATTTTTATGCAACCAATCATTTTAAGCAAGAATTAGACAGGCAAAAAATCACCTATAAAAAAATTAAAGTAGTTCCAACACCTTTCAACACGATACTTTGGCAAGCAATTGTTAAGTCTAAAGAAGGTATTTACTATTCCGATTATAGTTTATTTGACTCAAAAACCACTTCGATTTTTCATTATGAAAAAAATGATATCGCTTTCATTGAAGATAAAAAGAAAATTGCTGAATTAGAACCTTTTTTCAATTTTACCGAAGGCTATGAATTAGCTCGAAAAGAAGGCGAAAAAATGGTTATTTATGGAACCAAATTTGGACCAATAAACATTGAAAATAATAAAGCACAATTCTTTTTCCCTCTTGAATTTAAGGAAGATGGAACATATGAAGTCAGCAAAAAAGAGCCTAACGATTATTCAAAAATATTCAATCAATTATTTATTAGAGTAAAAGGTAATTAG
- a CDS encoding NADP-dependent isocitrate dehydrogenase — protein MTRITVAKGDGIGPEIMDATLEIIKAAGAKIEIDEIEIGEKVYLSGNTSGIANDSWNIIRKNKIFLKAPITTPQGGGYKSLNVTTRKFLGLYSNVRPCVSLHPFVETKHPKMDIVIIRENEEDLYAGIEHQQTDEVVQCLKLISRPGCEKIIRYAFEYAKVYGRKKVTCFTKDNIMKQTDGLFHEVFNTIALEYPEIESEHWIIDIGAAKLADTPEYFDVIVTLNLYGDIISDIAAQITGSVGLAGSSNIGEECAMFEAIHGTAPDIGGKNIANPSGILQGAILMLAHIGQTEIAEKVQNAWLKTIEDGIHTVDIYNENISKQKVGTKEFAQAVIDNLGNKPAILEMVNYSKEAVLNLPKYIKKAPKNKELVGIDLFVHWNGTDPEEIARIMQSINTENKELTMITNRGIKVWPEGFNETFCTDHWRCRYKPTNGKILFKNQIITLLTKALETKIDVIKTENLYEFDGKPSYSLGQGQ, from the coding sequence ATGACACGAATTACAGTAGCAAAAGGAGACGGAATTGGTCCTGAAATTATGGATGCAACGTTAGAGATTATCAAAGCAGCAGGTGCGAAAATTGAAATTGACGAAATTGAAATAGGAGAAAAAGTGTACTTATCTGGAAACACATCGGGTATAGCAAACGACTCTTGGAACATCATTAGAAAAAATAAAATCTTCTTAAAAGCACCTATTACAACACCGCAAGGTGGTGGTTATAAAAGTTTGAATGTTACGACTCGAAAATTTTTAGGATTATATTCAAATGTAAGACCATGTGTAAGTTTACATCCATTTGTAGAAACAAAACATCCTAAAATGGATATTGTAATTATAAGAGAAAATGAAGAAGATTTATATGCAGGAATTGAACACCAACAAACAGATGAAGTAGTACAGTGTTTAAAATTAATAAGCCGACCTGGATGTGAGAAAATCATTAGATATGCCTTTGAGTATGCCAAAGTGTATGGTAGAAAAAAAGTGACTTGTTTTACAAAAGACAATATCATGAAACAAACTGACGGATTATTTCATGAAGTTTTTAATACAATTGCTTTAGAATATCCTGAAATTGAAAGCGAACATTGGATTATTGATATTGGAGCAGCAAAACTAGCCGATACTCCAGAATATTTCGATGTAATTGTAACCCTTAATTTATATGGTGACATCATTTCAGATATAGCTGCACAAATTACAGGTTCTGTAGGGTTAGCAGGTTCATCAAACATAGGTGAAGAATGTGCAATGTTCGAAGCCATTCATGGTACAGCTCCCGATATTGGAGGAAAAAACATTGCAAATCCATCAGGAATTCTTCAAGGTGCTATTTTAATGTTAGCGCACATAGGCCAAACTGAAATAGCCGAAAAAGTTCAAAATGCTTGGTTAAAAACTATTGAAGATGGTATTCATACCGTTGACATATATAACGAAAACATAAGTAAGCAGAAAGTAGGCACAAAAGAATTTGCACAAGCAGTAATTGACAACTTAGGAAATAAACCTGCAATCTTAGAAATGGTAAATTATTCAAAAGAAGCTGTTTTAAACTTACCAAAATATATTAAAAAAGCTCCAAAAAACAAAGAATTAGTAGGTATTGATTTATTTGTTCACTGGAACGGAACTGATCCAGAAGAAATAGCTAGAATAATGCAAAGTATAAATACTGAAAACAAAGAATTAACCATGATTACCAATAGAGGCATTAAAGTATGGCCAGAAGGGTTTAATGAAACTTTTTGCACAGATCATTGGCGATGTAGATACAAACCAACAAATGGTAAAATTTTGTTTAAGAACCAAATTATCACGCTGCTCACAAAAGCATTAGAGACAAAGATCGATGTAATAAAAACAGAAAACCTGTACGAATTTGATGGTAAGCCTAGTTATTCTTTAGGTCAAGGGCAATAA
- the rimO gene encoding 30S ribosomal protein S12 methylthiotransferase RimO has translation MRTKSLKKNKINVITLGCSKNVYDSEVLMGQLKANGKEVTHEATKDEGNIIVINTCGFIDNAKEESVNMILEYADKKERGLVDKVFVTGCLSERYRPDLEKEIPNVDQFFGTTELPLLLKALGADYKHELIGERLTTTPKNYAYLKIAEGCDRPCSFCAIPLMRGKHVSTPIEHLVIEAEKLAKNGVKELILIAQDLTYYGLDIYKKRNLAELLENLVKVEGIEWIRLHYAFPTGFPMEVLDLMKKEPKICNYIDIPLQHISDSVLKSMRRGTTYEKTTNLLKDFRKAVPEMAIRTTLIVGYPGETEEDFEILKNWVSAMRFERLGCFAYSHEENTHAYSLEDDVPHDVKQERARIIMDIQAQISWDLNQEKIGKVFKCVIDRKEGEHFIGRTEFDSPDVDNEVLIEASKHYLKTGDFVMLKVTDATEFDLYAEPIN, from the coding sequence ATGAGAACCAAATCGTTAAAGAAAAATAAAATCAACGTAATTACCCTTGGATGTTCTAAAAACGTTTACGATAGTGAAGTTTTAATGGGACAACTGAAAGCTAACGGAAAAGAAGTAACTCACGAGGCTACTAAGGACGAAGGAAACATTATTGTAATTAACACATGTGGTTTTATTGACAATGCAAAGGAAGAATCGGTAAATATGATATTAGAATATGCCGATAAAAAAGAACGTGGTTTAGTAGATAAGGTTTTCGTTACCGGATGTTTATCTGAACGTTACAGACCTGATTTAGAAAAAGAAATCCCGAATGTTGACCAATTTTTTGGTACAACGGAGTTGCCTTTATTATTAAAAGCGTTAGGAGCAGATTATAAGCATGAGCTAATTGGAGAACGTTTAACAACTACGCCAAAAAATTATGCGTATTTAAAAATTGCTGAAGGATGCGATAGACCTTGTAGTTTTTGCGCTATTCCATTAATGAGAGGAAAACACGTCTCTACTCCTATTGAACATTTAGTTATTGAAGCTGAAAAATTAGCTAAAAACGGTGTTAAAGAATTAATTCTAATTGCGCAAGATTTAACGTATTACGGTTTAGATATTTACAAAAAAAGAAATTTAGCCGAATTATTAGAAAATTTAGTTAAGGTAGAAGGTATTGAATGGATTCGTTTGCACTATGCTTTCCCTACAGGTTTCCCTATGGAAGTTTTAGATTTAATGAAAAAAGAGCCTAAAATTTGTAATTATATTGATATTCCGCTACAACATATTAGTGATAGTGTCTTGAAATCGATGCGAAGAGGAACTACTTATGAAAAAACAACTAATCTTTTAAAAGATTTTAGAAAAGCGGTTCCAGAAATGGCTATTCGTACTACTCTAATTGTAGGTTATCCTGGTGAAACAGAAGAAGATTTCGAGATTTTAAAAAATTGGGTTTCAGCAATGCGTTTTGAGCGTTTGGGCTGTTTTGCCTATTCTCATGAAGAAAATACGCATGCATATAGCTTAGAAGACGATGTTCCTCATGATGTTAAACAAGAAAGAGCTCGAATTATAATGGATATTCAAGCACAAATTTCTTGGGATTTGAATCAGGAAAAAATTGGAAAAGTATTCAAATGTGTAATTGACAGAAAAGAAGGCGAGCACTTTATTGGTCGTACCGAATTTGACAGTCCAGATGTTGATAATGAAGTTTTAATTGAAGCTTCTAAACATTATTTAAAGACAGGCGATTTCGTTATGTTAAAAGTAACTGATGCTACTGAATTTGATTTATATGCAGAACCTATTAACTAG